In one Capricornis sumatraensis isolate serow.1 chromosome 1, serow.2, whole genome shotgun sequence genomic region, the following are encoded:
- the TFG gene encoding protein TFG isoform X2 has protein sequence MNGQLDLSGKLIIKAQLGEDIRRIPIHNEDITYDELVLMMQRVFRGKLLSNDEVTIKYKDEDGDLITIFDSSDLSFAIQCSRILKLTLFVNGQPRPLESSQVKYLRRELIELRNKVNRLLDSLEPPGEPGPSSSIPENDTVDGREEKPAAADSSGKQSTQVMAASMSAFDPLKNQDEINKNVMSAFGLTDDQVSGPPSAPAEDRSGTPDSIASSSSAAHPPGVQPQQPPYTGAQTQAGQSEGQMYQQYSQQPGYGTQQPQAPPQAPQQYGIQYSGYSQQTGPQQPQQFPGYGQQPTSQAPAPAFSGQPQQLPAQPPQQYQASSYPPQTYTTQTSQPTNYTVAPASQPGMAPSQPGAYQPRPGFTPPPGSTMTPLSSGSNPYARSRPPFGQGYTQPGPGYR, from the exons ATGAATGGGCAGTTGGATCTGAGTGGGAAACTAATCATCAAAGCTCAGCTTGGGGAGGATATTCGACGAATTCCCATTCATAATGAAGATATTACTTATGATGAATTAGTGCTAATGATGCAACGAGTCTTCAGAGGAAAACTTCTGAGTAATGATGAAGTTACaattaaatataaagatgaaG atGGAGATCTTATAACAATTTTTGATAGTTCTGACCTTTCCTTTGCAATTCAGTGTAGTAGAATACTGAAACTGACATTATTTG TTAATGGCCAACCAAGACCCCTTGAATCAAGTCAGGTGAAATATCTTCGTCGAGAACTGATAGAACTTCGAAATAAAGTGAATCGCTTACTGGATAGCTTGGAACCACCTGGAGAACCAGGCCCGTCTTCCAGCATTCCTGAAAACG ATACTGTGGATGGTAGGGAAgaaaagcctgctgctgctgattcTTCTGGTAAACAGTCTACTCAGGTTATGGCAGCAAGTATGTCAGCTTTTGATCCTTTAAAAAACcaagatgaaatcaataaaaatgtCATGTCAGCGTTTGGCTTAACAGATGATCAGGTTTCAG GGCCTCCCAGTGCTCCTGCAGAAGACCGGTCAGGAACTCCCGACAGCATTGCTTCCTCCTCCTCCGCAGCTCACCCACCAGGAGTTCAGCCACAGCAGCCACCATATACAGGAGCTCAGACTCAAGCAGGTCAGAGTGAAG GTCAGATGTACCAGCAGTACTCGCAGCAGCCCGGCTATGGCACTCAGCAGCCACAGGCGCCCCCTCAGGCGCCGCAGCAGTACGGTATTCAGTATTCAG GCTATAGTCAGCAGACTGGACCCCAGCAACCTCAGCAGTTCCCAGGATACGGCCAGCAACCAACTTCCCAGGCACCGGCACCTGCCTTTTCTGGTCAGCCTCAGCAACTGCCTGCTCAACCTCCACAGCAGTATCAGGCGAGCAGTTATCCTCCACAAACTTACACTACCCAAACTTCTCAGCCCACTAATTACACTGTGGCCCCTGCCTCACAACCGGGAATGGCTCCAAGCCAACCCGGGGCCTACCAGCCAAGACCAGGTTTCACCCCACCTCCTGGAAGTACCATGACCCCTCTTTCAAGTGGGTCTAACCCATATGCACGTAGCCGTCCTCCCTTTGGTCAGGGCTATACCCAACCTGGACCAGGTTATCGATAA
- the TFG gene encoding protein TFG isoform X1: MNGQLDLSGKLIIKAQLGEDIRRIPIHNEDITYDELVLMMQRVFRGKLLSNDEVTIKYKDEDGDLITIFDSSDLSFAIQCSRILKLTLFVNGQPRPLESSQVKYLRRELIELRNKVNRLLDSLEPPGEPGPSSSIPENDTVDGREEKPAAADSSGKQSTQVMAASMSAFDPLKNQDEINKNVMSAFGLTDDQVSGPPSAPAEDRSGTPDSIASSSSAAHPPGVQPQQPPYTGAQTQAGQSEGQMYQQYSQQPGYGTQQPQAPPQAPQQYGIQYSAGYSQQTGPQQPQQFPGYGQQPTSQAPAPAFSGQPQQLPAQPPQQYQASSYPPQTYTTQTSQPTNYTVAPASQPGMAPSQPGAYQPRPGFTPPPGSTMTPLSSGSNPYARSRPPFGQGYTQPGPGYR, from the exons ATGAATGGGCAGTTGGATCTGAGTGGGAAACTAATCATCAAAGCTCAGCTTGGGGAGGATATTCGACGAATTCCCATTCATAATGAAGATATTACTTATGATGAATTAGTGCTAATGATGCAACGAGTCTTCAGAGGAAAACTTCTGAGTAATGATGAAGTTACaattaaatataaagatgaaG atGGAGATCTTATAACAATTTTTGATAGTTCTGACCTTTCCTTTGCAATTCAGTGTAGTAGAATACTGAAACTGACATTATTTG TTAATGGCCAACCAAGACCCCTTGAATCAAGTCAGGTGAAATATCTTCGTCGAGAACTGATAGAACTTCGAAATAAAGTGAATCGCTTACTGGATAGCTTGGAACCACCTGGAGAACCAGGCCCGTCTTCCAGCATTCCTGAAAACG ATACTGTGGATGGTAGGGAAgaaaagcctgctgctgctgattcTTCTGGTAAACAGTCTACTCAGGTTATGGCAGCAAGTATGTCAGCTTTTGATCCTTTAAAAAACcaagatgaaatcaataaaaatgtCATGTCAGCGTTTGGCTTAACAGATGATCAGGTTTCAG GGCCTCCCAGTGCTCCTGCAGAAGACCGGTCAGGAACTCCCGACAGCATTGCTTCCTCCTCCTCCGCAGCTCACCCACCAGGAGTTCAGCCACAGCAGCCACCATATACAGGAGCTCAGACTCAAGCAGGTCAGAGTGAAG GTCAGATGTACCAGCAGTACTCGCAGCAGCCCGGCTATGGCACTCAGCAGCCACAGGCGCCCCCTCAGGCGCCGCAGCAGTACGGTATTCAGTATTCAG CAGGCTATAGTCAGCAGACTGGACCCCAGCAACCTCAGCAGTTCCCAGGATACGGCCAGCAACCAACTTCCCAGGCACCGGCACCTGCCTTTTCTGGTCAGCCTCAGCAACTGCCTGCTCAACCTCCACAGCAGTATCAGGCGAGCAGTTATCCTCCACAAACTTACACTACCCAAACTTCTCAGCCCACTAATTACACTGTGGCCCCTGCCTCACAACCGGGAATGGCTCCAAGCCAACCCGGGGCCTACCAGCCAAGACCAGGTTTCACCCCACCTCCTGGAAGTACCATGACCCCTCTTTCAAGTGGGTCTAACCCATATGCACGTAGCCGTCCTCCCTTTGGTCAGGGCTATACCCAACCTGGACCAGGTTATCGATAA
- the TFG gene encoding protein TFG isoform X3: MNGQLDLSGKLIIKAQLGEDIRRIPIHNEDITYDELVLMMQRVFRGKLLSNDEVTIKYKDEDGDLITIFDSSDLSFAIQCSRILKLTLFVNGQPRPLESSQVKYLRRELIELRNKVNRLLDSLEPPGEPGPSSSIPENDTVDGREEKPAAADSSGKQSTQVMAASMSAFDPLKNQDEINKNVMSAFGLTDDQVSGPPSAPAEDRSGTPDSIASSSSAAHPPGVQPQQPPYTGAQTQAGQMYQQYSQQPGYGTQQPQAPPQAPQQYGIQYSAGYSQQTGPQQPQQFPGYGQQPTSQAPAPAFSGQPQQLPAQPPQQYQASSYPPQTYTTQTSQPTNYTVAPASQPGMAPSQPGAYQPRPGFTPPPGSTMTPLSSGSNPYARSRPPFGQGYTQPGPGYR, from the exons ATGAATGGGCAGTTGGATCTGAGTGGGAAACTAATCATCAAAGCTCAGCTTGGGGAGGATATTCGACGAATTCCCATTCATAATGAAGATATTACTTATGATGAATTAGTGCTAATGATGCAACGAGTCTTCAGAGGAAAACTTCTGAGTAATGATGAAGTTACaattaaatataaagatgaaG atGGAGATCTTATAACAATTTTTGATAGTTCTGACCTTTCCTTTGCAATTCAGTGTAGTAGAATACTGAAACTGACATTATTTG TTAATGGCCAACCAAGACCCCTTGAATCAAGTCAGGTGAAATATCTTCGTCGAGAACTGATAGAACTTCGAAATAAAGTGAATCGCTTACTGGATAGCTTGGAACCACCTGGAGAACCAGGCCCGTCTTCCAGCATTCCTGAAAACG ATACTGTGGATGGTAGGGAAgaaaagcctgctgctgctgattcTTCTGGTAAACAGTCTACTCAGGTTATGGCAGCAAGTATGTCAGCTTTTGATCCTTTAAAAAACcaagatgaaatcaataaaaatgtCATGTCAGCGTTTGGCTTAACAGATGATCAGGTTTCAG GGCCTCCCAGTGCTCCTGCAGAAGACCGGTCAGGAACTCCCGACAGCATTGCTTCCTCCTCCTCCGCAGCTCACCCACCAGGAGTTCAGCCACAGCAGCCACCATATACAGGAGCTCAGACTCAAGCAG GTCAGATGTACCAGCAGTACTCGCAGCAGCCCGGCTATGGCACTCAGCAGCCACAGGCGCCCCCTCAGGCGCCGCAGCAGTACGGTATTCAGTATTCAG CAGGCTATAGTCAGCAGACTGGACCCCAGCAACCTCAGCAGTTCCCAGGATACGGCCAGCAACCAACTTCCCAGGCACCGGCACCTGCCTTTTCTGGTCAGCCTCAGCAACTGCCTGCTCAACCTCCACAGCAGTATCAGGCGAGCAGTTATCCTCCACAAACTTACACTACCCAAACTTCTCAGCCCACTAATTACACTGTGGCCCCTGCCTCACAACCGGGAATGGCTCCAAGCCAACCCGGGGCCTACCAGCCAAGACCAGGTTTCACCCCACCTCCTGGAAGTACCATGACCCCTCTTTCAAGTGGGTCTAACCCATATGCACGTAGCCGTCCTCCCTTTGGTCAGGGCTATACCCAACCTGGACCAGGTTATCGATAA
- the TFG gene encoding protein TFG isoform X4 codes for MNGQLDLSGKLIIKAQLGEDIRRIPIHNEDITYDELVLMMQRVFRGKLLSNDEVTIKYKDEDGDLITIFDSSDLSFAIQCSRILKLTLFVNGQPRPLESSQVKYLRRELIELRNKVNRLLDSLEPPGEPGPSSSIPENDTVDGREEKPAAADSSGKQSTQVMAASMSAFDPLKNQDEINKNVMSAFGLTDDQVSGPPSAPAEDRSGTPDSIASSSSAAHPPGVQPQQPPYTGAQTQAGQMYQQYSQQPGYGTQQPQAPPQAPQQYGIQYSGYSQQTGPQQPQQFPGYGQQPTSQAPAPAFSGQPQQLPAQPPQQYQASSYPPQTYTTQTSQPTNYTVAPASQPGMAPSQPGAYQPRPGFTPPPGSTMTPLSSGSNPYARSRPPFGQGYTQPGPGYR; via the exons ATGAATGGGCAGTTGGATCTGAGTGGGAAACTAATCATCAAAGCTCAGCTTGGGGAGGATATTCGACGAATTCCCATTCATAATGAAGATATTACTTATGATGAATTAGTGCTAATGATGCAACGAGTCTTCAGAGGAAAACTTCTGAGTAATGATGAAGTTACaattaaatataaagatgaaG atGGAGATCTTATAACAATTTTTGATAGTTCTGACCTTTCCTTTGCAATTCAGTGTAGTAGAATACTGAAACTGACATTATTTG TTAATGGCCAACCAAGACCCCTTGAATCAAGTCAGGTGAAATATCTTCGTCGAGAACTGATAGAACTTCGAAATAAAGTGAATCGCTTACTGGATAGCTTGGAACCACCTGGAGAACCAGGCCCGTCTTCCAGCATTCCTGAAAACG ATACTGTGGATGGTAGGGAAgaaaagcctgctgctgctgattcTTCTGGTAAACAGTCTACTCAGGTTATGGCAGCAAGTATGTCAGCTTTTGATCCTTTAAAAAACcaagatgaaatcaataaaaatgtCATGTCAGCGTTTGGCTTAACAGATGATCAGGTTTCAG GGCCTCCCAGTGCTCCTGCAGAAGACCGGTCAGGAACTCCCGACAGCATTGCTTCCTCCTCCTCCGCAGCTCACCCACCAGGAGTTCAGCCACAGCAGCCACCATATACAGGAGCTCAGACTCAAGCAG GTCAGATGTACCAGCAGTACTCGCAGCAGCCCGGCTATGGCACTCAGCAGCCACAGGCGCCCCCTCAGGCGCCGCAGCAGTACGGTATTCAGTATTCAG GCTATAGTCAGCAGACTGGACCCCAGCAACCTCAGCAGTTCCCAGGATACGGCCAGCAACCAACTTCCCAGGCACCGGCACCTGCCTTTTCTGGTCAGCCTCAGCAACTGCCTGCTCAACCTCCACAGCAGTATCAGGCGAGCAGTTATCCTCCACAAACTTACACTACCCAAACTTCTCAGCCCACTAATTACACTGTGGCCCCTGCCTCACAACCGGGAATGGCTCCAAGCCAACCCGGGGCCTACCAGCCAAGACCAGGTTTCACCCCACCTCCTGGAAGTACCATGACCCCTCTTTCAAGTGGGTCTAACCCATATGCACGTAGCCGTCCTCCCTTTGGTCAGGGCTATACCCAACCTGGACCAGGTTATCGATAA